One Streptomyces sp. NBC_00554 DNA segment encodes these proteins:
- a CDS encoding aldo/keto reductase, producing the protein MTVGLELPHVPVPLSRLVLGTMTFGDTADRATAAAMLDAALDAGITGVDTANGYAGGESERILAELLPGRRDRVVLATKAGIPHPDQGEYAPLSAEGLRAALEGSLKRLGTDHVDLFYLHQPDRSTPLAETLATVAEFVQDGKVLALGVSNFAAWQIAELNRVADEVGAPRPVVAQQLHNLLARRIEEEYVEYAAVTGLRTMVYNPLGGGLLTGRHSFEQAPEGGRFGDSKLAVMYRERYWNEDLFRAVTDLTRIASDAGLPLTELALRWLLSQPSTDALLLGGSKVDHLKANITAAAAGPLPSDVLAACDEVGARLRGPMPAYNR; encoded by the coding sequence GTGACCGTCGGCCTTGAACTCCCGCACGTCCCCGTCCCGTTGTCCCGTCTCGTTCTCGGCACGATGACCTTCGGTGACACGGCCGACCGTGCGACGGCCGCCGCGATGCTGGACGCCGCGCTCGATGCGGGCATCACCGGCGTGGACACCGCCAACGGCTACGCGGGCGGCGAGAGCGAGCGCATCCTCGCCGAGCTGCTGCCCGGCCGCCGCGACCGGGTGGTGCTCGCCACCAAGGCCGGCATCCCGCACCCCGACCAGGGCGAGTACGCGCCGCTCTCCGCCGAGGGCCTGCGTGCCGCGCTGGAGGGCAGCCTCAAGCGCCTGGGCACCGACCACGTCGACCTCTTCTACCTGCACCAGCCCGATCGCAGCACACCGCTCGCGGAGACCCTCGCGACCGTCGCCGAGTTCGTACAGGACGGCAAGGTCCTCGCCCTCGGCGTCTCCAACTTCGCCGCCTGGCAGATCGCCGAGCTGAACCGCGTGGCCGACGAGGTCGGCGCCCCCCGCCCGGTCGTCGCCCAGCAGCTCCACAATCTCCTCGCGCGCCGCATCGAGGAGGAGTACGTCGAGTACGCCGCCGTCACCGGACTGCGCACCATGGTCTACAACCCGCTCGGTGGCGGCCTGCTCACCGGCCGCCACAGCTTCGAACAGGCCCCGGAGGGCGGGCGCTTCGGCGACTCGAAGCTGGCCGTGATGTACCGCGAGCGGTACTGGAACGAGGACTTGTTCCGAGCCGTCACCGACCTCACCCGCATCGCCTCCGACGCGGGCCTGCCGCTGACCGAACTGGCCCTGCGCTGGCTCCTGTCACAGCCCTCCACCGACGCGCTGCTGCTGGGCGGTTCCAAGGTCGACCACCTCAAGGCCAACATCACCGCTGCGGCCGCCGGTCCGCTGCCCTCGGACGTGCTGGCCGCCTGCGACGAGGTCGGTGCCCGTCTGCGCGGCCCGATGCCCGCCTACAACCGCTGA
- a CDS encoding HpcH/HpaI aldolase/citrate lyase family protein: MSAGRTSAQFTAALRNREQIIGYWSLLDSPIAAERLARVGYDYLAFDAQHGLFGYQGMLNNLLATDTKGSTAVGMVRVEANDLTYIGKALDAGATGVIVPLIDNARDAADAVSAVRYPPLGRRSYGPMRSQLRIGPNPADAHEQTAVLAMIETADGLANVEEICATPGLDGIYVGPSDLRLAIGGATSTDPSVQEEFEQALTRVRKAAEAAGIAAGIHNADGASAARRLAEGFTFATVAADVVHLQQIATSHLEAARGGAR, encoded by the coding sequence ATGTCCGCAGGCCGCACTTCCGCCCAGTTCACCGCCGCGCTGCGCAACCGCGAACAGATCATCGGCTACTGGTCGTTGCTCGACTCGCCGATCGCCGCCGAGCGCCTCGCCCGCGTCGGCTACGACTACCTGGCCTTCGACGCCCAGCACGGCCTCTTCGGCTACCAGGGCATGCTGAACAACCTCCTCGCCACCGACACCAAGGGCTCCACCGCCGTCGGCATGGTGCGCGTCGAGGCCAACGACCTCACCTACATCGGCAAGGCCCTCGACGCGGGCGCGACCGGCGTGATCGTCCCGCTGATCGACAACGCCCGGGACGCCGCCGACGCAGTCTCCGCGGTCCGCTATCCGCCGCTGGGCCGTCGCTCGTACGGCCCGATGCGCTCCCAGCTGCGGATCGGCCCGAACCCGGCCGACGCGCACGAACAGACCGCCGTCCTCGCGATGATCGAGACGGCCGACGGCCTGGCCAACGTCGAGGAGATCTGCGCGACTCCCGGCCTGGACGGCATCTACGTCGGCCCGTCCGATCTGCGCCTGGCCATCGGCGGCGCGACCTCCACCGACCCTTCCGTACAGGAGGAGTTCGAGCAGGCCCTCACCCGCGTACGCAAGGCAGCAGAGGCGGCGGGCATCGCTGCCGGCATCCACAACGCCGACGGCGCGAGCGCCGCCCGTCGCCTCGCCGAGGGCTTCACGTTCGCGACGGTCGCGGCCGACGTCGTACATCTGCAGCAGATCGCGACGTCCCACCTGGAGGCGGCACGCGGTGGGGCGCGCTGA
- a CDS encoding phosphoglycerate dehydrogenase produces the protein MPTTLITTPTFARHSARPWQILEEAGAGPLRPREDAALPTAELLKYVAEADALIVGMDLITAEVMDAAPRLKVIAKHGVGVDTIDVAAARARSMPVVCAPGSNSRAVAEYTFGLLLSATRSLAASHTAVAAGGWPKLFGPELHGKTLGIVGFGRIGRLLAGYAHAFGMELLAHDPYVSDADVHAHGAEPAALDALLARADAVSLHTPPDPSGTPLLDRARLAAMKPGAILVNAARGGLIDERALADLLDSGHLGAAALDAFSTEPLPADHPLRTAPRTLLTSHMAACTPEANQAMGAMVAEDVVRVLAGKEPRHQAR, from the coding sequence ATGCCGACCACGCTCATCACGACGCCCACCTTCGCCCGGCACTCGGCGCGTCCCTGGCAGATCCTGGAGGAGGCCGGAGCCGGTCCCCTGCGCCCCCGCGAGGACGCGGCGCTGCCCACCGCCGAACTCCTCAAGTACGTAGCGGAAGCTGACGCGTTGATCGTCGGCATGGACCTGATCACCGCCGAGGTGATGGACGCCGCACCCCGACTCAAGGTGATCGCCAAGCACGGCGTCGGCGTCGACACCATCGATGTGGCCGCCGCCCGGGCGCGCTCGATGCCGGTGGTGTGCGCGCCGGGCAGCAACTCCCGTGCCGTGGCCGAGTACACCTTCGGCCTGCTGCTGTCCGCGACCCGCTCCCTCGCCGCCTCGCACACCGCGGTGGCGGCGGGCGGCTGGCCGAAGCTGTTCGGCCCCGAACTGCACGGCAAGACGCTGGGCATCGTCGGCTTCGGCCGCATCGGCCGCCTGCTGGCCGGGTACGCCCACGCCTTCGGGATGGAGCTGCTCGCCCACGACCCGTACGTCTCCGACGCCGACGTCCACGCGCACGGCGCCGAACCGGCCGCACTCGACGCCCTGTTGGCACGCGCCGACGCCGTCAGCCTGCACACCCCGCCCGACCCGTCCGGCACCCCGCTGCTCGACCGCGCCCGACTGGCGGCGATGAAGCCGGGCGCGATCCTGGTCAACGCCGCGCGCGGCGGCCTCATCGACGAACGCGCGCTCGCCGACCTGCTCGACTCCGGGCACCTCGGAGCCGCGGCCCTCGACGCGTTCAGCACCGAGCCGCTGCCCGCCGACCACCCCCTGCGTACGGCACCCCGCACCCTGCTCACCTCGCACATGGCCGCCTGCACCCCCGAGGCCAACCAGGCCATGGGCGCGATGGTGGCCGAGGACGTCGTCCGCGTACTGGCCGGCAAGGAGCCGCGCCACCAGGCGCGTTGA
- a CDS encoding Nramp family divalent metal transporter has translation MATTTDGATAAPPPAQTDPYALRAEDARPAPETFRGRVRQLGPGLVLSAAVVGSGELITTTSLGAKAGFALLWLVIISTAVKVWVQMELARWTILNGKPALEGYSQIGPRIGPLSWINWLWIGMDFAKMFQRGGIIGGTAAACSILLPIHGSALSTSSLTIWALIVTGAAILILQTGKYHIVERVEVIGISLKTVITFGLALALPFTAFGYGTEQLADGLSFQIPAGTVGIALAMFGITGVGADEMTTYTYWCLEKGYARWTGPDDGTEQRARRAEGWLKVMRLDVGVSWIVCTVCTLSFYVIGASVLHPQGLVPEGNDMITTLSHSYTDTLGPWAEYLFLAGAIAVLFSVTVASSASVPRLWTNTLGLLGVIDWHDLRSRTRTIRILTCCLPPVWMCIFLWVQSPVLMVQIGGIGGGIFLLAVVVAVWRLRYTGVPPRFRANPWLTGALVLSSAAILFLGVYGVLNTLGLTPGS, from the coding sequence ATGGCCACCACGACCGACGGCGCCACGGCGGCGCCGCCACCCGCGCAGACCGACCCGTACGCCCTGCGCGCCGAAGACGCCCGCCCGGCCCCCGAGACCTTCCGCGGCCGCGTGCGCCAACTCGGCCCCGGGCTCGTGCTGTCCGCCGCCGTCGTCGGCTCCGGTGAACTGATAACCACCACCTCGCTCGGCGCGAAGGCCGGCTTCGCGCTGCTCTGGCTGGTGATCATCTCCACCGCGGTCAAGGTGTGGGTGCAGATGGAGCTGGCCCGCTGGACCATCCTCAACGGCAAGCCCGCGCTGGAGGGTTACAGCCAGATCGGGCCGAGGATCGGCCCGCTGAGCTGGATCAACTGGCTCTGGATCGGCATGGACTTCGCCAAGATGTTCCAGCGCGGTGGCATCATCGGCGGCACCGCGGCGGCCTGCTCGATCCTGCTGCCGATCCACGGGTCGGCGCTGAGCACCTCGTCCCTGACCATCTGGGCCCTCATCGTCACCGGCGCCGCCATCCTCATCCTGCAGACGGGCAAGTACCACATAGTCGAGCGGGTCGAGGTCATCGGCATCTCGCTCAAGACGGTCATCACCTTCGGCCTGGCACTCGCCCTCCCGTTCACCGCCTTCGGGTACGGCACCGAGCAGCTCGCCGACGGACTGAGCTTCCAGATCCCCGCGGGCACGGTCGGCATCGCACTCGCCATGTTCGGCATCACCGGTGTCGGCGCCGACGAGATGACGACGTACACCTACTGGTGTCTGGAGAAGGGCTACGCCCGCTGGACCGGCCCCGACGACGGCACCGAGCAGCGCGCCCGGCGGGCCGAGGGCTGGCTCAAGGTCATGCGGCTCGACGTGGGTGTGTCCTGGATCGTGTGCACCGTCTGCACCCTGTCCTTCTACGTGATCGGCGCCTCGGTGCTCCACCCGCAGGGCCTGGTGCCCGAGGGCAACGACATGATCACCACGCTGTCGCACAGCTACACCGACACGCTGGGCCCCTGGGCCGAGTACCTGTTCCTGGCCGGCGCGATCGCCGTCCTCTTCTCGGTCACCGTCGCCTCGTCGGCCAGCGTTCCCCGCCTGTGGACCAACACCCTCGGTCTGCTCGGGGTGATCGACTGGCACGACCTGCGCTCGCGCACACGCACCATCCGCATCCTCACCTGCTGCCTGCCCCCGGTGTGGATGTGCATCTTCCTGTGGGTCCAGTCCCCGGTCCTGATGGTGCAGATCGGCGGCATCGGCGGCGGCATCTTCCTGCTCGCGGTCGTGGTCGCGGTCTGGCGCCTGCGCTACACCGGCGTCCCGCCCCGCTTCCGCGCCAACCCCTGGCTGACCGGCGCCCTCGTCCTGAGCAGCGCGGCGATCCTCTTCCTCGGGGTGTACGGGGTGCTCAACACGCTCGGGCTCACGCCGGGCAGCTGA
- a CDS encoding Atu4866 domain-containing protein has product MSATHTDTVSWNSKAFDELVSNDTGRPVLFTNARVLTTDPLIGTMPGSDVLLVGALIVGVGPGIITAAQDDNAIVVDCTGMTVVPAVVDTVALVGGRGHRSEYVATLTPGNAGDLLVVPDELAPDVASAQATLLAHPEQVRALVAAGKPVLWAGADAPGRPTAPVAGIPAAEDMTGSPRVGVWIDKNDFLHQELTADGRYDETRGGRPHAYQGRYWIDGDRIDYLDDLGFWAFGEFQGEELHHAGYAMRLG; this is encoded by the coding sequence ATGAGCGCCACCCACACGGACACCGTGAGCTGGAACAGCAAGGCCTTCGACGAGCTCGTCTCGAACGACACGGGACGCCCCGTCCTGTTCACCAACGCCCGGGTCCTGACGACGGACCCGCTGATCGGAACCATGCCCGGCTCCGACGTCCTGCTCGTGGGCGCCCTGATCGTAGGCGTCGGCCCCGGCATCATCACGGCGGCACAGGACGACAACGCCATCGTCGTCGACTGCACAGGCATGACCGTCGTGCCGGCCGTCGTGGACACCGTCGCCCTGGTCGGCGGACGTGGCCACCGCTCGGAGTACGTCGCGACGCTGACGCCGGGGAACGCCGGCGACCTGCTCGTCGTACCCGACGAACTCGCTCCCGACGTGGCGAGTGCGCAGGCCACGCTCCTGGCCCACCCGGAGCAGGTCCGCGCCCTGGTCGCGGCCGGCAAACCCGTCCTGTGGGCCGGCGCCGACGCCCCCGGCCGCCCCACCGCGCCCGTGGCAGGCATCCCGGCCGCCGAGGACATGACCGGCAGCCCACGGGTCGGCGTCTGGATCGACAAGAACGACTTCCTGCACCAGGAACTCACCGCCGACGGCCGCTACGACGAGACCCGGGGCGGCCGGCCACACGCCTATCAGGGCCGGTACTGGATCGACGGCGACCGGATCGACTACCTGGACGACCTCGGCTTCTGGGCCTTCGGGGAGTTCCAGGGCGAGGAACTGCACCACGCGGGATACGCGATGCGACTGGGCTGA
- a CDS encoding FAD-binding protein gives MLSATAQEHNGGYCDAGRDALWAKAPEHLVPLRKPPFYALRFRPLMIDTAGPLQIDQYLRVLDPQSRPIPGLFGAGSVVGGWIGLDEHPRSLPLPPICPTTPRSTALCDLWGCLSPKVSQAAQLPWTRRDGRRGHVPQRPLRGGRPGTSVPRRWS, from the coding sequence GTGCTGAGCGCCACCGCGCAGGAACACAACGGCGGCTATTGCGACGCCGGGCGTGACGCGCTGTGGGCAAAAGCCCCCGAGCACTTGGTCCCGCTGCGCAAGCCGCCGTTCTACGCACTGCGGTTCCGGCCACTCATGATCGACACCGCCGGGCCGCTGCAGATCGACCAGTACCTGCGGGTGCTCGACCCCCAGTCCCGGCCCATCCCCGGACTGTTCGGGGCCGGCTCGGTCGTCGGCGGCTGGATCGGCCTTGACGAGCACCCGAGATCGTTGCCGCTGCCGCCGATCTGCCCGACGACACCGCGCTCGACGGCGTTATGTGACCTGTGGGGGTGTCTCAGCCCCAAGGTGTCTCAGGCGGCGCAGCTCCCATGGACGAGACGTGACGGGCGTCGCGGCCACGTGCCGCAGCGGCCGCTCAGAGGTGGCCGTCCAGGAACTTCCGTACCTCGGCGGTGGTCATAG
- a CDS encoding thioredoxin domain-containing protein, whose product MAQRVHRPREDAEFNFILGMSKVPVLAYFTGTWPKAIEPCRVMDLVVGGIADDYTGRLTAVRADITRCPAATERYGITGAPSYVLLKEGEAVAHGTGPMTTAEVRKFLDGHL is encoded by the coding sequence ATGGCGCAGCGGGTTCACCGACCCCGTGAGGACGCGGAGTTCAATTTCATCCTCGGGATGAGCAAAGTTCCGGTCCTCGCCTACTTCACCGGGACATGGCCCAAGGCGATCGAGCCCTGCCGGGTGATGGACCTCGTCGTGGGTGGCATTGCCGACGACTACACGGGCCGCCTGACGGCCGTCCGCGCCGACATCACGCGTTGTCCGGCCGCAACCGAGCGATACGGGATCACCGGAGCCCCGTCCTACGTCCTGCTGAAGGAGGGAGAGGCGGTGGCGCACGGCACGGGGCCTATGACCACCGCCGAGGTACGGAAGTTCCTGGACGGCCACCTCTGA
- a CDS encoding PucR family transcriptional regulator, with product MSHAIPRAGELALDETTVTALRAALTTTADEVVQAIIDEVPPYANALSGHMGATIRRAVRTALGHYLDRASGNATGGDAGDAAYELGRGEVRDGRSMDALLSAYRVGARVAWRCLAAGAVPAGLPAAEVAKFAELTFAYIDELSAASAAGHADELAARGRDHERHLEHLARDLLAGASPDVLLASAQRAGWQPPVSLTTVLLPAAQARPAYRALDPSTLVLDDLPDATGVLLVPDADRPHLLRQLTDRTAVVGPARPWTRASASYARAVRARSLSSDIRDTEDHLPELVLSADADAFADLRARALAPLRTLPVATARRLEETLREWLLHQGRRDEVAAALFIHPQTVRYRMSQLRELFPDLASPHRVLELTLAVGLGVS from the coding sequence GTGAGCCATGCAATCCCCAGGGCCGGCGAACTGGCCCTGGATGAGACAACGGTCACCGCACTGCGGGCCGCGCTGACGACCACCGCCGACGAGGTCGTCCAGGCGATCATCGACGAGGTCCCTCCCTACGCCAACGCCCTTTCGGGCCACATGGGCGCCACCATCCGCCGAGCCGTCCGCACCGCCCTGGGGCACTACCTGGACCGCGCGAGCGGGAACGCCACAGGCGGCGACGCCGGTGACGCAGCCTACGAGCTGGGCCGCGGCGAGGTGCGCGACGGCCGTTCGATGGACGCCCTGCTCAGCGCCTACCGCGTCGGCGCCCGCGTGGCCTGGCGATGCCTGGCAGCGGGTGCCGTACCCGCAGGTCTGCCCGCCGCCGAGGTCGCCAAGTTCGCCGAGCTGACCTTCGCCTACATCGACGAGCTGTCCGCCGCGAGCGCCGCGGGCCACGCCGACGAACTGGCCGCCCGGGGCAGGGATCACGAGCGCCACCTGGAACACCTGGCCCGCGACCTCCTCGCCGGCGCGAGCCCGGACGTGCTGCTGGCCTCGGCTCAACGGGCCGGGTGGCAGCCTCCGGTTTCACTGACCACGGTCCTGCTGCCCGCCGCCCAGGCCCGGCCTGCCTACCGCGCGCTCGACCCCAGCACCCTCGTCCTGGACGATCTGCCGGACGCCACCGGTGTGCTGCTCGTCCCCGATGCCGACCGACCACATCTCCTGCGCCAGCTGACCGACCGCACCGCCGTGGTCGGCCCGGCCCGGCCATGGACGCGTGCGTCCGCCTCGTACGCACGAGCCGTACGCGCGCGCTCCCTCTCCTCTGATATCCGCGACACCGAGGACCACCTGCCCGAGCTGGTGCTGAGCGCCGACGCGGACGCGTTCGCAGACCTGCGTGCCAGGGCCCTCGCACCGTTGCGGACCTTGCCTGTCGCGACCGCACGGCGGCTGGAGGAGACGTTGCGGGAGTGGCTTCTGCACCAGGGCAGACGGGACGAGGTGGCGGCGGCGTTGTTCATCCATCCCCAGACAGTCCGGTACCGGATGTCGCAGCTGCGGGAGCTGTTTCCGGATCTCGCATCGCCACACCGGGTCCTTGAACTGACGCTGGCGGTCGGTCTAGGGGTCAGCTGA
- a CDS encoding ferredoxin reductase, producing the protein MTSTALRSRAWKLLEMVTTPLLPSDYLDLVSPLRAGADLRGRIEAVHPETGDAATIVIRPGRGWRGHTAGQYVRIGVDVDGVRLWRAYSLTSPTDRQDGRVTITVKAIPDGKVSNHLVRRAKPGTLIQLDQPTGDFVLPQAKPTKVLYLTAGSGITPVMGMLRDTEFDDVVMVHCAPQPQDVIFRNELHDLVADKKLRLTEVHTDTDGKLNIARLDELVPDWAERETWACGPAGLLDAAEEHWSEHGVPERLHTERFRPSIVVAGDGGEVTFSATGKTVDADGATPLLDIGEEAGVLMPSGCRMGICFGCVTPLKAGAVRDLRTGEITEAEPGVLIQTCVSAAAGPCDIER; encoded by the coding sequence ATGACGAGTACAGCCCTCCGCAGCAGGGCGTGGAAACTGCTGGAGATGGTCACGACGCCGCTGCTGCCGTCGGACTACCTCGACCTGGTCAGCCCGCTGCGTGCGGGCGCTGACCTGCGTGGGCGCATCGAGGCCGTGCACCCCGAGACGGGTGACGCCGCGACCATCGTGATCAGGCCGGGACGGGGCTGGCGCGGCCACACAGCCGGTCAGTACGTGCGGATCGGCGTCGACGTCGACGGGGTGCGCCTGTGGCGTGCCTACTCCCTCACCTCGCCGACAGACCGCCAGGACGGCCGCGTCACGATCACCGTGAAGGCGATCCCGGACGGCAAGGTCAGCAACCACCTGGTCCGCAGGGCCAAACCGGGCACGCTGATCCAGCTCGACCAGCCGACCGGTGACTTCGTGCTGCCGCAGGCCAAGCCCACCAAGGTGCTCTACCTGACGGCCGGCAGCGGCATCACGCCTGTGATGGGCATGCTGCGCGACACCGAGTTCGACGACGTCGTCATGGTCCACTGCGCGCCACAGCCGCAAGACGTGATCTTCCGCAACGAACTGCACGACCTGGTCGCGGACAAGAAGCTGCGGCTCACCGAGGTGCACACCGACACGGACGGCAAGCTCAACATCGCCCGTCTCGACGAACTCGTGCCCGACTGGGCCGAGCGCGAGACCTGGGCCTGCGGGCCCGCGGGCCTGCTCGACGCCGCCGAAGAGCACTGGAGCGAGCACGGCGTACCAGAGCGACTGCACACCGAACGCTTCCGCCCCAGCATCGTCGTCGCAGGCGACGGCGGCGAGGTCACGTTCAGCGCCACCGGCAAGACCGTCGACGCGGACGGCGCCACGCCGTTGCTGGACATCGGCGAGGAGGCCGGCGTGCTCATGCCCTCCGGGTGCCGCATGGGCATCTGCTTCGGCTGCGTCACGCCGCTCAAGGCCGGCGCCGTCCGCGACCTGCGCACCGGCGAGATCACCGAGGCCGAGCCGGGCGTCCTCATCCAGACCTGCGTGTCCGCCGCGGCGGGCCCCTGCGACATCGAACGGTAG
- a CDS encoding fatty acid desaturase, whose translation MTATDPTAHLTAEQIEELGRELDAIRDEVIADRGEKDAAYIRKVISAQRKLELVSRGVLLFSIFPPAWLLGTAGLSVAKIMDNMEIGHNILHGQWDWMRDPKIHSTTWEWDHVSPSEQWKHSHNELHHTYTNVIGKDNDLGYGIMRVDEDQRWHPFHLGQPLWNFINACFFEYGIAAYDLELGKNLNKRRRKNPEFRARAKAVGRKIRKQVLKDYVIHPLLSGPSFLPTLAATFTANLVRNIWTHSVIMCGHFPEGVQVFERRSIKGETRGQWYLRQMMGSANISGSKAMHFMTGNLSHQIEHHLFPDLPSNRYAEVAVKVRALFEKYELEYVTGPLPKQVFSAWHKVFRLSLPNKKPKIKTPDREQELIAA comes from the coding sequence TTGACCGCCACCGACCCCACCGCCCACCTGACCGCGGAGCAGATCGAGGAGCTAGGCCGCGAACTGGACGCGATCCGCGACGAGGTGATCGCCGACCGCGGCGAGAAGGACGCCGCCTACATTCGTAAGGTCATCTCGGCGCAGCGCAAGCTAGAGCTGGTCAGCAGGGGCGTGCTGCTGTTCTCGATATTCCCGCCCGCGTGGCTGCTAGGCACCGCCGGCCTGTCCGTGGCGAAGATCATGGACAACATGGAGATCGGCCACAACATCCTGCACGGCCAGTGGGACTGGATGCGGGACCCGAAGATCCACTCCACCACCTGGGAGTGGGATCACGTCTCGCCGTCCGAGCAGTGGAAGCACTCGCACAACGAGCTGCACCACACGTACACCAACGTGATCGGCAAGGACAACGACCTCGGATACGGCATCATGCGCGTCGACGAGGACCAGAGGTGGCACCCGTTCCACCTCGGCCAGCCGCTGTGGAACTTCATAAACGCCTGCTTCTTCGAGTACGGCATCGCAGCGTACGACCTGGAGCTCGGCAAGAACCTGAACAAGCGTCGCCGCAAGAACCCGGAGTTCCGCGCCCGGGCCAAGGCCGTGGGCCGCAAGATCCGCAAGCAGGTGCTCAAGGACTACGTGATCCACCCGCTGCTGTCGGGCCCGTCGTTCCTCCCCACGCTCGCCGCCACGTTCACCGCGAACCTGGTCCGCAACATCTGGACCCACTCAGTGATCATGTGCGGGCACTTCCCCGAGGGCGTGCAGGTCTTCGAGCGCCGGTCGATCAAGGGCGAGACCCGCGGCCAGTGGTACCTGCGCCAGATGATGGGCTCGGCGAACATCAGCGGCAGCAAGGCCATGCACTTCATGACCGGCAACCTGTCGCACCAGATCGAGCACCACCTGTTCCCGGACCTGCCGAGCAACCGGTACGCCGAGGTGGCTGTGAAGGTGCGCGCCCTGTTCGAAAAGTACGAACTGGAGTACGTCACCGGCCCGCTGCCCAAGCAGGTGTTCTCCGCGTGGCACAAGGTCTTCCGGCTCTCGCTGCCGAACAAGAAGCCCAAGATCAAAACGCCGGACCGCGAGCAGGAGCTCATCGCCGCCTGA
- a CDS encoding aldo/keto reductase, giving the protein MTSQTITVAASGTWKLGDLTVNRVGFGAMRLTQHGEAFADDAVPRDRDQAIGVLRRAVVLGVNHIDTAAFYFSPLRSANELINQALAPYPDDLVITTKVGPSRDPSGQWLPHATPEQLRGQVEENLRQLGRDHLDVVNLRIVGTDSIAERFGALTDLREAGLIRHLGLSNIRPHQLAEAQSIAPVVCVQNMYGVGASSEQKEFLDSCGEQRIAFVPFYSIAGTGRTAGATTDHSREVRAIARAHGVSAAQIRLAWTLHQGPHVLAIPGTGDPDHLAQNVAVGSLRLSQEELTALDPLHHQTA; this is encoded by the coding sequence ATGACCTCACAGACGATCACCGTGGCGGCATCGGGCACCTGGAAGCTCGGCGACCTGACGGTCAACCGGGTCGGTTTCGGCGCGATGCGCCTGACGCAGCACGGCGAGGCGTTCGCGGACGATGCCGTCCCACGCGATCGCGACCAGGCGATCGGTGTGCTGCGCCGCGCGGTCGTGCTCGGCGTGAACCACATCGACACCGCCGCGTTCTATTTCTCTCCGCTGCGCTCGGCCAATGAGCTGATCAACCAGGCGCTGGCCCCCTACCCGGACGACCTCGTCATCACCACCAAGGTCGGCCCGAGCCGCGATCCCTCGGGCCAGTGGCTGCCACACGCCACCCCCGAGCAACTGCGCGGCCAGGTCGAGGAGAACCTGCGCCAGCTCGGCCGCGACCACCTCGACGTGGTGAACCTGCGCATCGTCGGCACCGACTCGATCGCCGAACGCTTCGGCGCACTCACCGACCTGCGCGAGGCCGGACTCATCCGTCACCTGGGCCTGTCCAACATCCGCCCCCACCAGCTCGCCGAGGCTCAGAGCATCGCGCCGGTGGTCTGCGTCCAGAACATGTACGGCGTTGGCGCATCGTCCGAGCAGAAGGAGTTCCTGGACAGCTGCGGTGAACAGCGCATCGCGTTCGTGCCGTTCTACTCGATTGCCGGCACCGGACGCACCGCCGGCGCAACCACCGACCACAGCCGGGAAGTTCGCGCCATCGCCCGCGCCCACGGAGTGAGTGCAGCCCAGATCCGGCTGGCATGGACCCTGCACCAGGGCCCCCACGTCCTGGCCATCCCCGGCACCGGCGACCCCGACCACCTCGCCCAGAACGTCGCCGTCGGCTCCCTGCGCCTGTCGCAGGAAGAACTCACCGCCCTGGACCCCCTCCACCACCAGACGGCATGA